gaaaaaattacatattaacttacagtTTATTGAAGCTCCatcacagatgccaaacacaataaaatttttaaaggagcttttagcaaataagagAAAGTTGGACGAGGTGTcacatgtggagctgaacgcagtttgctcagccattctccaaaataaactacccaacaaactaaaagacccagggagttttaagattccttgcttaattggtattTTAGATGTTAATTATGCATTaactgatttaggggctagtatcaacgtcatgccatacacaatgtttaaacaactaggtctcgggaaacccaaacagactaggatgagcattcaattagcagataaaactataagattccctagaggtattattgaagatgtgctagtcaaaatcgataaatttatatttcccgttgactttattgttctagacatagaagaggataacaACACTCCCTTAatcctaggaaggccctttttagcaactactaaaacCATCAATGAAATTGgcacaagtgaactcacactccgggtgGGAGACGAAAAATCATCCTTCAAGCTCgaaattctggcaacacatcagggattgaaggtaattatttaaaccgtcctactaaaactaacaataaggtgcaacctactttgcagaaaaTGAGTCTAAAAGAAGCATGCAAGTcgttctcaagcaatagtagaggacctgttcatgaagatcgaagactacaaatcgaggaagtcaatgaatggcggacgcacaaaccaagaacacccaacaAACCGAAACTATGCCAAAatgagcccgatacctctccaaatcaactaaaggttggtgataaggtcttattagatgtcgcagatccccacattgtcactaccacaccgaatgaggaaatccctcttagatactcagtatttttccattcggtacggtggaggtgagttatcccaagttcagcacttttaaggtaaacaacaccctattcaaaccttattttgatgagattgacagcaggaatgaggagtataaactcctcgaaccaccatgatcatacaatggagaggtaagtcgggcttagactataaataagtacttttcgggaggcaacccgagcactaacaatattaatttctttaaattttggtatttaactcctaacttactaatgGAAATCTTGAATACAAGTGCTTCCACAGagacacagccaagcacacgggcgtgcttaaggccgtgtgaaatcagggaaaaagatttccccaacacaggCTATGATTAAAAGCCATAGCCGTGCGATATGGCCTGGTCGAGCTTGCCAAACCAACAtgggcgtgcgacatgcccgtgtggaagaaccgtgggCTAACCTGTtaaaacaacacgggcatgcAACACACCCGTGGTTGAACCTGTCCAATTAACACACGCCCTAGGAACACGGGCGTGGAGCTTGAACACACGGGCgtaggagaagcgaacaaagctagacacagccgtgtgaactCACACGCCCtcggaacacgggcgtgtactaaatgtcagacgcgcccaaatttgaaattcgtgAATCACATAGGTTGAAATTTATGGGACACGGGTGTACGTCCTAGCCATGTGCCTCAAAATCtctaaataccctgcactatacACTTTCTTCTCCATTCAAAAACCCAAACCATAGCCCCTGCTACTCTACATggcctccctgccacgcccgtgcgccaccTCTAACTTCGTTTTTGATGCTCAATCTCTCTTCCTTagcatttgtttactcctttcagttctattttacttatttctaatgcttattatcaacataatcttcattgcttttgaactatttttcattttgctcattattttatcatttagttCGAATTCTTAAGTTAGTTATTATACATTGCATGTTAAACCAAGTGATTAGGAAAACTTCATACCCATGATTTTACCATGCTCATTCTCATGATATTTCCCTGCAAGTTCTCTAACGAAATttgtatttttcaattatttatcatacatttcatgttgtTAGGAAAGCTTCATTCCTCTTTCTTACACATGCCATTACTACATACAATGATAAGGTcatgaaattattatattagttatgtTCGATTGTGGCTGAAAGTTTGCTTTTTAGTTAAAATCGTATTCCTTTTACTTCGACCACTCAtcaagatgacttgatgattctaatcgcaggtaccatgtcatcctcacgtggtaaaaaggccgTCGTACATGCCTCGAACAAGAGGAAGGGAGCATCATCTTCTGCGGGTCCAACCGcagaaattcgtcaccctctcctgcaGTTTCCCCaagggccccaagaagagcttttccaaatacttTGGGCCTAACCCTTAATTGCAGGCCGCTGCATCGAATGGGATGCCGTAGAACAAGTTCAAATGGCTGATGCGATTTGGgctctcctaaccaccgacccttgggagctattcttCGGGATTATCGAGtcgacatacctcgagctcacgatggaactatgctcaatgtTCTATCTCCAGACCGTAATGACAAGGTACGATGATCCCGGTACGGTCCAATTTTGCCTAGGTAGATTAATACGCCAGCTAAGCGTCCAAGAGTTTGGTGCTATACTAGGCTTATATACAGAGGAGTTcatggaggagaatgaactacatgctcttagTCGCCACATACATGTCTCTCcatcgaagtgctggcacacgtTGGCCTCTAGCatggcctcctacaatcctagccgctcgaAGGAATCaattctcccaccatccctgaggcaTTTACAcgttattttagctcacatgattACAAGGAGgcaagagagcactggcgtcgacAACACCCACGatgtctacttcttatggtgcatgtcgcaagggCACGTCATTAACCTTGCTTATTTCATCGCTCTTACAATTCAAAACCAGACGGAGTGGCATCAAAAGGGGGCCATCTCCATTGGCCCTTACATCACTCGACTGGCGCGACACTTTGGGCTCCTaaacaccgcggcccaagaatcatccctcaccctcatcggccaaatgtctccacaaggcatctcgagcatgcttagcatgaggatgattgagaggtgtcaaggaacctaccctccccagtacCGTCTCACCCAATCTACCAAAGAGGAGGCCTACGAgtacattcctgatgatgtcccccacagcacgaggaccaccgactcagccaccaccaccctctcgtccagtttatgcggcagcttcatatgctgacatctctgagctcctcacccgattcgagcagcagtgttttcaatgatttgacattgatgctactctttaacagatttgtcagcacctccacatctcatcgccagtcccacctcgcgaaccatccatcgatgaagatgtttaaaaacatttatttattattttatgtttttaatttttattgaaactacttttttattagattttagattaTTAAATTCAGTTATtcctttttgagtaattattcttcctaatatctcctaaaaagttcctgattttatcatagtTATATAGAGTTCTTAAGCTCATCGTCACATAGGAACtacaactccaccgggaaaggttctccacgactgtcatgtccttatcgaccacgaccataactactactagatataatattctcttagcgcaggacttatggactaatgaacctctacgaccactGGAGTATCCTTCTCCATTCTCAAAccaattactctccaaaactctagttcgaggaattcatcatacaggaagtttcacttctctccctatcttatttttacaTTCTATAATATCTATCTttttacattgagggcaatgtacatcttaagtgtggggggcattcattttattatcagaaaaatccctgaatactcaccttgttctcttgaaaaactctcatatcatatttaggataaattttaattgatttatgattttgatcgatatatcttgaattaaaacatagagatttatgcattgattgtttaaactttaagacattagagaatcaagcatgataagttgatctttaagaatttaaaattataggttgttccCTCAAGTCTAgatattactttgaattggaatttaaaagtctaaaaatcaaaaaagccataatttttgtgagatttttgagccttttgagcatctatttattctttcatgctcacttttattattgctttgagtgcttcagtattgaactgttattctagaacttacttgattatgcatgtcgagtccacaccatttgatttgatatatcgaaatgattaaggcacttaggattaacccactcatgccatgaaaagcctacttCCACggttaacccttagtaaacccatttgagcctaacaagcccaTTCCTTGTATtgacctcaatattaacccataacccattattcttaaaatcccctaaatttgatccctatttttgtcgagatttgagttgaagaaattgcttagctatgtcttgtttgtaataagttagtctataaatatttaacttgttcttaaaaaaaactatgtatacatatctgtaatttcatattatgagagaCGCTTTATTTgtgatatcctgaattagggcctaatcagaatagtggttttgggaccacaaatttgagatataaataattattttatgattattttgaggtctatgatatgatttcatgattgtgtgaaaatttcgtgaagaaattctatgcataaagtgcttaatttgaagttagggactaaattgaataagttacaaaatttgcattctagaagtttctagtatgaaattgctttgaaatattaattaagaggtcttaaatagcaattttaccaatttctaagtttatggataaaaattggacatggatagaatttttgaaagtttaataaggaagggcattttggtcattttgatattaaatgaaataaaatgggaaaaataacacaaaaatgatcatcttctccataagttgctgccaaattttgctctccaccatagctagggtttcaacacttttaagccttgattgtaagtgatttctatgcccgtttttaatgttctttacatttttgaaattatCGTAGCTCGATTTACCTGTTTcaaccaatattttgagctagggtttatatttaaaaatttacccatgaatgatatgcatgaattttgatgttttatggtagaatatgaagcttgagattgtgttaaacaacttttgctaagtgattttacgcaAAAACGACTGAaatgacataatcgataaaaatacctaatgttcataagtacatgttagagtgagaattggatgttacTGTAGCAGGGAAAAAATGAttagcatatcataaaacataagaaaataggatgaagtttaatttatgagatttggggcaaaagtataaatatgtaaaagtttaggggcaaaattataatttttccaaaatatgattttgggttgatttgaataatatgagtcctaattaggctatatttgacatgatagagcaaggaaaattgaaattcgggctaaaatcggcagaataccaagttgtggacaaaatggtaaaaacgACCATTTtcacatacgaggtaagttcatatgtaattattgtaatataacagttattttaaatcatttaatgctatttatacgatattatgatttttatcatgcaattctatgctttgtggtcattgttggacaacatgcaaaaattttatgaattatgtgaaaaatgtgaaagactaccgaagtattgtcatgggtattccaaggagaatggtaaaggagtacgaatgAGGAAAGTCCAGTTGAACGCtaggaatagattcggatatttgggcatccgaactcattgagttgagtctgagttcacttatggatgcggacgtctgaactcgttgaattgagtccgagtccgtgagatgtaactaggcatccgagctcgttgagttgagtccgagttcactaatggatgcgaacgtccgaactcATTTAGCTGAGTCTGAgctcgtgagatgtaactaggcatctgaactcgttgagttgagtctgagttcacttatggatgcgaacgtccgaactcattgagttgagtccgagttcgtgagatgtaactaggcatccgagctcgttgagttgagtccgagttcacttatgaatgcgaacgcctgagctcattgagttgagtccgagttcgcttatgggcgggttacatggtagcttggcaacatatgtggcacttatgtgcaaactttccatgtattcgagttatattccgatgtgttcaatgcgtagaattctagtgaaatggaagaatactcaagatgcaagtgacgtattggtaagtgttgtggaatgggcactttggacaggtgtgtacttaaccctcgggttgagacttgatatgacaacaataatgtagtaaaatgatgaatgatgaattgaaatgtgatatatgttttggtgatattacgctaatgttggttggtataattgctttgttaagttacttgttatttgcatgtgaacttactaagaatttatgcttactccttcccttccattccttgtatttttgacaagccggtttggagatcaggacggtcggaggcacgctcacactattaACGGGCCATttcggtatggtggcttgcatattttgggaatatggcatgtatagcattataatccttttgtgtatataaccttatgatatagctcatggttggcatggaaatgtttgagaattattagctattggagtggctaatcgagattatatttgataacacgcatgctttatgtgctaactaatatatggaaatccataaaatggtgaaattggctataaaacagaatcacgcagcagcagtgatgtgagtttgaaaaatcactaaaaatagtagagatagaattagatgatgaataaaatatataattgaatcttaataaatatattttcatgtggacgaaacaaaataggtaaaagagttgtattttatgaggtGAAATAGGGTCAaagcaatttctggattccctattctaactttagaaattcaccataatatTAGTTTATCTTTGTTTATCttctttaattactttttatttcattttcctttaatattagtttaattttagtttttacaatttttattttcggctatttcattacgagtaattatgcttccttatatttcctaaagagttcctgattttatcacagtcataaagagctccaaagctcatcatcaaataggaactaaaaactctactggcaaaggttctccatgactgccatgtcttgctcgaccatgaccatagctactaccagaCATAATTCTCTTTTGGCgcaagacttatggactaatgaacctttaCCACCATcaaagtatcctcctccactctcatcattgccttggccgattattctctataactccaattcaaggagttcattcatcattcatgaagtttcacttctctccctatcttatgattatatatctatatttttcaatatatctatctttgtacattgagggcaatgtacatgtTAAGtgtgggggtcttttatatcattatcagaaatccttgaattttgtcttattctcacgtgaatcactcatatcactattagaataaattttacttaatttatgatttttattgatatgtcttgaattaaaacataggcatttatgcattgattgtttaaactttaagacattagggaatcaagcatgataatttgattttttttaaaacttttaggttgcttccctaagtttaggtattatcttgagttgaaattcacaagtttaaacataaaaaatccataatttttgtaagatctggtgcctttagagcatattttatttctttcatgctcacttttattatgagtgcgtcagtattgatttgttattctggaacttgcttgattatgcatgtcaagaccacaccatttgatttgatatgtcgagatgataaaggcacttaggtttaaccaacttactccacaaaagcctaccttcataattaacccttagtgatcccctttgagcctaacaagccattaattgatttaccctcaatattaacccataacccattattgttgaaatcccctaatttgatccttatttttgtcgagatttgatttgaactaattgcttagctatgttttattcttcgttACAATtattaagttctatgttattctgaaaaaaaaaaacaatccttACAcatatattagtagtaattcgtcttTTTTttagcttgagtgttaattcgatattctgagaagaagctcacttgtattaaattgataattggttatttttcttgttaggtgatttcttcaattcaatctcgattctaaccttttccttCAGCCTGTGACGagaccccctaaccaaagccacgttacaaccctctaaagatctttttgattgatgtatcatctcaatatatagtggtggagatttgattttcatgcaagcctatggtaataacttttcatattgactaatgagtgctttatttgatgtccttaaacccctcgagtgatttgagtgaatctttagtaagaatgttaaactctgtgatattttgatcaaaagtgattacttagacgaggggggacacctatgttttcatgataaaatgctcaacttggaatgtttgaaactttgatgtacttttagttgaattttcaatgtatgatcaCCTATGGATTatgttgagatattattgatagggattataaattgagaagaatttattttgattgtgagttgaggattttgcttgaggataagcaatcgcttaagtgtgggggtatttgataaaccgtgatttatacatatttttatcccatgcttatcatatttatggatggtttctccttagattttgtgaattcgatgctcctgatcctttaatttcatgttttatacttaggtgagcataggagagtaaaaagagcgagaaacgggctgaaaacaaagaaaatggacccacatgggaaatcaacacggcctggacttcctcacatgggcgtgtcacacggccgtgtccatttggtagGATTGAAGCGTGACTTACATTGGTAGGCTACACgaccgtgcctattcaacagccttgaccaagGGCTGGAGTAATCGTACACGGAAGTGTCACACGGCCAtctccctgccgagcccaagtatagcccTACTCGGAAAAAGGCctcttttgagggctcttaggcatttgaaagcctatttaaacaccggaGGAGGTATTTAGAATAGGCGCgcggagtaggaagcaaggaattacccAAGGGAaaccgattggtccatctcagaagccagattcatcgtcaagactgaagatctcccttcaatttccattcaggggatttggattttctttatgttttgtattcattattgttttgagatgttttattttataattatgaactaaaccccctaaatacccaaggggaatgaaacctgagacagatcttattactattatctgaattgtatgataaatatttgacttgttcttaattatgtgttcttaattcttgttttaatattccaggatattgattcaaattaatgctcttatttagaggaggcgaagaccctgtctaagagtaactTTGTTGCAATTAAGCAGAGTtaattgcacgcctagagatagggtgataagattttgccgtattagggtgaaacctaataagaggatccatagatcgagttaatgcaacactagggcgttaattagaaagagatttcaattaaatcaacctagggttagacgttatttgtctcgagagagataataatataacttagggatttctacggatcaagttaaatgaataaatcatctgatttagattcaaataacaagtgaagtctagatggatttttccttaggtattgtcttaatcattCGGATTTTCCAAAATATTTTCCCTAATTTCTCcctatgcattcttagtttagttaactagtttagataaacaaatcccttaatttttaggctagataataaaaagaaagtagttactagtactcttggttcctttgggttcgaaaattcggtcttgctaaagctatactgcTTTTCGATAGgttacacttgccttcatcatgataatagttagtttcaagaaaaattaattataaatttttaaaacctatcgtGAATATCACGTGCCAATCTCCATGATACTCTctccttatccctccttgatatcCTCTAACCATCCCACAAGACCAATTCATACTCTCCGTCACCAGAGTTCaaatccaacaccaactcttgccgtcccctggtagcaaaataaatgctcctttcTTGCCATAGGATTCAAACCATTGCTCACACAATAGCCATTTCACGCCGCCACAAGCTCCTTTGTGACATAAAATCTCACACACTCAAACATAAGCCCTAACTGCTAACAACCAATCTCACTTAAGAACAAAACTAAAAATATTGCCGGGCCCAGACTCGAACCCAGGCTTCCTGAACATCCCTAAAAATACCCAAATCTCATTGCCAATAAAGCAAACAAGAAATTTGTGTCATAGCATACAAAATTGCAGACCCTACATTTTTTGggcattacaattctaccccttagagaaatttcggcctcaaaatttacctggttaGAATAAGTGAGGGTATTGCTGTCACATTGCTTCCTCTATGTCCCACAGGGCCTCTTCTGAACCGTGATtatgccaaagcactttgacCAGTAGAATAGATTTATTTCTCAATACTTTAACATCATGGTCCAATATCTGCACCGGTTCTTCCTCGATAGTTAAATCAGGCCTAACCTCGATTTCCTCAACTGACACTATGCGCGAGGGATTAGAGCAGGACCGCCTCAGTattgaaacatgaaacacatcatgaattctatccaactctggaggcaattcaaGTTGATACGCAACCAATCTTACACGCTTAAgtattcggtaaggcccaataaccCAGGGCTAAGCTTGCCTTTTTGCCCAAACCTCAAAATTTTGCTCCATGGTGAgactttaagaaagacataatccTCCACCGAGTACTCGATTTCTTTACGCTTTAAGTCGGCATAAGAATTTTTCCTATCAGATGCTTCATTTAACCGATCTCGAATCAGTTTTACCTTGTCTTCAGTATCAGAAATTAATTCTGGCCCCAGAATTcgccgctcacccaactcagtccaacagaTAGGAGTACAACACCTACGAGCATAAAACacctcatatggtgccatttgaatactggtttggtagctattgttatacgcaaactctgccAGCGGCAAGTAGTCCTCTTAACTGCCTCTGAAATCAAttacacaacttcttaacatgtcTTCGAGTGTCTAAATCACCCTCTGTGAATGCCTatctgtctgagggtgaaatgCAGTGTTGAAAtccaattttgtacccaaagcctcgtgtaacttcttccagaactgatatgtgaatctaggatctctatcagatatgaTAGAAATCGGTACATCATGCAGTCTCACAATTTtggccacatacaacttggcaaACTTTTGCAACAAAAAATCAATGCAGAACGGTATAAAATAggcagatttagtcaatcggtctacaatcacccatatcaaatccttcttagtaggcgttaagggtagcccactcacaaaatccttggttaccct
The sequence above is drawn from the Gossypium hirsutum isolate 1008001.06 chromosome A05, Gossypium_hirsutum_v2.1, whole genome shotgun sequence genome and encodes:
- the LOC107960488 gene encoding uncharacterized protein; amino-acid sequence: MAPYEVFYARRCCTPICWTELGERRILGPELISDTEDKVKLIRDRLNEASDRKNSYADLKRKEIEYSVEDYVFLKVSPWSKILRFGQKGKLSPGRSCSNPSRIVSVEEIEVRPDLTIEEEPVQILDHDVKVLRNKSILLVKVLWHNHGSEEALWDIEEAM